In Carya illinoinensis cultivar Pawnee chromosome 10, C.illinoinensisPawnee_v1, whole genome shotgun sequence, one DNA window encodes the following:
- the LOC122278510 gene encoding uncharacterized protein LOC122278510 yields the protein MVKVMANILKSVLNAIISPNQSAFIPRRLITNNIMVAYETLHTMKVRKKGKVGNMAIKLHTSKAYNRIEWSYLQAVMEKMVFCTKWIELVMKCVSSVTYAVLVNEKPVERIMPLRGLSSNSKEEDKRRIMQSDGAVMKGTYESYLGLSPVVGNSKDNAFRSIKERVWKKINNWKNSFLSAVGKEVLIKAVLQAVPTYTMSLGKNGETEGERGIGPGYGDIESFNLALLAKKGWRLLQNTSSMATKIMKEKYFNDKSLLAAKLGHRLSYLWRSVWNAMSLLKEGLRWKKMKTNESDLLALWDKLREKLNEAEIEEAVTMMRGLWLRRNESIVEDKFKTPSQVIRTTKNDLLEFQ from the exons ATGGTCAAGGTAATGGCAAACATATTAAAAAGTGTGTTAAATGCAATTATTTCTCCTAACCAAAGTGCCTTTATTCCTAGGAGATTAATCACTAACAACATCATGGTAGCCTATGAAACTTTGCACACCATGAAAGTGAGGAAGAAAGGGAAAGTAGGGAATATGGCTATCAAGCTTCATACGTCAAAAGCCTATAATAGGATTGAATGGTCATATTTGCAAGCTGTCATGGAGAAAATGGTTTTCTGCACCAAATGGATAGAGCTAGTTATGAAGTGTGTGTCATCTGTTACATACGCAGTACTTGTAAATGAAAAACCAGTGGAAAGGATCATGCCTTTGAGAGGTTTGAG TTCTAATTCAAAGGAGGAAGACAAGAGGAGGATCATGCAGAGTGATGGAGCTGTGATGAAAGGAACTTATGAGTCTTATTTGGGGTTATCTCCAGTCGTGGGAAATTCAAAAGATAATGCTTTTAGGAGTATTAAAGAGAGAGTGTGGAAGAAGATCAATAATTGGAAGAACTCATTTCTGTCAGCAGTAGGGAAAGAAGTTTTGATTAAAGCAGTTCTTCAAGCAGTGCCAACTTATACAATGAGT CTGGGAAAGAATGGGGAAACAGAAGGGGAAAGGGGGATTGGCCCAGGTTATGGGGATATAGAAAGTTTTAATTTGGCTCTTCTAGCTAAGAAGGGGTGGAGGTTACTTCAAAACACTTCTAGCATGGCTACAAAgatcatgaaagaaaaatatttcaatgaCAAGTCTCTATTAGCAGCAAAACTGGGCCATAGGCTCTCTTATCTTTGGAGAAGTGTGTGGAATGCCATGAGCCTATTGAAGGAGGGACTGAGATGGAAG AAGATGAAGACCAATGAATCTGACCTACTGGCACTGTGGGATAAACTTAGGGAGAAACTGAATGAGGCTGAGATAGAGGAGGCAGTTACAATGATGAGGGGTTTATGGTTGAGGAGAAATGAAAGTATTGTTGAGGATAAATTTAAAACCCCAAGTCAAGTCATAAGAACAACCAAGAACGATTTGCTGGAGTTTCAATAG